One genomic segment of Dysosmobacter sp. Marseille-Q4140 includes these proteins:
- a CDS encoding Na/Pi cotransporter family protein produces the protein MDIFSIFTLCGGLAFFLYGMTTMSKSLEKMAGGKLERMLKRMTSNPFKSLLLGAGITIAIQSSSAMTVMLVGLVNSGVMELGQTIGVIMGSNIGTTLTAWILALTGIESENVFVNLLKPENFSPLLALAGIILIMGSKKQRRRDIGRILVGFAILMYGMELMKQAVSPLADMPEFSSLLTAFNNPLLGVAVGAVFTGVIQSSAASVGILQALALTGSITYGMAIPIIMGQNIGTCVTALLSSIGVNRNAKQVAVIHISFNIIGTVVCLILFYGGNLLLDFAFMDAAVGAVGIAFCHTVFNVFTTLILLPFSRQLEQLARRVVRSERAGEQFAFLDPLLLRTPGVAINESVAMANRMGQLAHENLLLALEQLDRWSEEREALIVENEDKLDIYEDHISNYLVEVSQHGVSMDDIRTVSRLLHAVGDFERIGDHALNIQDSARELHDKDLAFSGSAEAELGVLIAALRDILDNAFHCFQADDPADAAAVEPLEETIDQLIEAIRDRHIRRLQSGQCTIQMGFVLNDLLTNCERVSDHCSNIAVSVIQEHDGGLDSHTYLHSVKTGSSFDEDLRRDLRKYRLPEES, from the coding sequence ATGGACATTTTTTCCATCTTTACCCTCTGCGGCGGCCTGGCTTTCTTCCTCTACGGCATGACCACCATGTCCAAGAGTCTGGAGAAGATGGCCGGCGGCAAGCTGGAGCGGATGCTCAAGCGCATGACCTCCAACCCCTTCAAAAGCCTGCTGCTGGGAGCGGGCATCACCATCGCCATCCAGTCCTCCTCGGCCATGACGGTGATGCTGGTGGGCCTGGTGAATTCCGGCGTCATGGAGCTGGGTCAGACCATCGGGGTCATCATGGGGTCCAACATCGGCACCACACTCACCGCCTGGATCCTGGCCCTGACGGGGATCGAGAGCGAGAATGTCTTTGTGAATCTCCTGAAGCCGGAGAACTTCTCCCCCCTGCTGGCTCTGGCGGGCATCATCCTCATCATGGGCTCCAAGAAGCAACGCCGCCGGGACATCGGACGGATCCTGGTGGGCTTCGCCATTTTGATGTACGGCATGGAGCTGATGAAGCAGGCCGTCAGTCCCCTGGCGGATATGCCGGAGTTCTCCAGCCTCCTCACCGCCTTCAACAATCCCCTTCTGGGCGTGGCCGTGGGCGCCGTCTTTACCGGCGTCATCCAGTCCTCCGCTGCCTCCGTGGGCATCTTGCAGGCCCTGGCCCTGACCGGCTCCATCACCTACGGCATGGCCATTCCCATCATCATGGGCCAGAACATCGGCACCTGCGTCACCGCCCTTTTGAGCTCCATCGGCGTCAACCGCAACGCCAAGCAGGTGGCCGTCATCCACATCTCCTTTAATATTATCGGCACCGTGGTGTGTCTGATCCTCTTTTACGGCGGCAATCTGCTGCTGGACTTCGCCTTCATGGACGCCGCTGTGGGTGCCGTGGGCATCGCCTTCTGCCACACCGTATTCAATGTGTTCACCACCCTCATTTTGCTGCCCTTCTCCCGCCAGCTGGAACAGCTGGCGCGGAGGGTGGTCCGCAGCGAACGCGCCGGCGAGCAGTTTGCCTTCCTGGATCCCCTGCTGCTGCGCACCCCCGGCGTGGCCATCAATGAGAGCGTGGCCATGGCCAACCGGATGGGCCAGCTGGCCCACGAAAACCTGCTGCTGGCTCTGGAACAGCTGGACCGCTGGAGCGAGGAGCGGGAGGCTCTGATTGTGGAAAATGAGGACAAGCTGGACATTTACGAGGACCACATCAGCAACTACCTGGTGGAGGTGTCCCAGCACGGCGTGTCCATGGACGACATCCGCACGGTCTCCCGGCTGCTCCACGCAGTGGGCGACTTTGAGCGTATCGGCGACCACGCCCTGAACATCCAGGACTCCGCCCGGGAGCTCCACGACAAGGACCTGGCCTTCTCCGGCAGCGCCGAGGCCGAGCTGGGCGTGCTGATCGCCGCCCTGCGGGATATCTTGGACAATGCCTTCCACTGTTTCCAGGCCGACGATCCTGCAGATGCCGCGGCGGTGGAGCCCCTGGAGGAAACCATCGACCAGCTGATCGAGGCCATCCGGGACCGGCATATCCGCCGGCTCCAGTCCGGTCAGTGTACCATTCAGATGGGCTTTGTGCTCAACGACCTGCTGACCAACTGCGAGCGCGTCTCCGACCACTGCTCCAACATCGCCGTGTCCGTGATTCAGGAGCACGACGGCGGTCTGGACAGCCATACCTATCTCCACAGCGTCAAAACCGGCAGCTCCTTCGACGAGGATCTGCGCAGGGATCTGCGCAAATACCGCCTGCCGGAGGAATCCTGA
- a CDS encoding patatin family protein, translating to MKTALVLEGGAFRTIFSSGVCDAFLDAGLPMPDYTVGVSAGMAYGVSYLSRQKRRNLKLLMHYANDRRYMGLRNWINPRNRCYFGLEFAYETIPNRLVPFDYDTFAAYPGLAEAVVTDLTSGRAAYLQVPRRDDKFLLLQATCAIPLLFPPIVIDGVPYLDGGCADAIPWRRALELGCDRLVVVLTRERGYRKQPDHAGAVMERAFRKYPAFLHTLSDRAERYNRCREELFALEKAGKALVIAPKSTQGFSRMERDTRKILALWQDGYFAGRDAAGAVRQLWTSDSSV from the coding sequence ATGAAAACCGCTCTGGTGCTGGAGGGCGGCGCCTTCCGCACCATTTTCTCCTCCGGCGTGTGCGACGCCTTTCTGGACGCGGGACTGCCCATGCCCGACTATACGGTGGGCGTCTCCGCCGGCATGGCCTACGGCGTCAGCTACCTCTCCCGGCAAAAGCGCCGGAATCTGAAGCTGCTGATGCACTATGCCAACGACCGCCGCTACATGGGTCTGCGGAACTGGATCAACCCCCGCAACCGCTGCTACTTTGGCCTGGAATTCGCCTATGAGACCATTCCCAACCGGCTGGTACCCTTTGATTACGACACCTTCGCCGCCTATCCGGGCCTGGCGGAGGCCGTGGTCACAGACTTGACCTCCGGCCGGGCGGCCTATCTGCAGGTGCCCCGGCGGGATGATAAATTCCTGCTGCTCCAGGCCACCTGCGCCATCCCGCTGCTGTTTCCGCCCATCGTCATCGACGGCGTGCCCTACCTGGACGGCGGCTGCGCCGACGCCATCCCCTGGCGCCGGGCCCTGGAGCTGGGCTGCGACCGGCTGGTGGTAGTGCTGACCCGGGAGCGCGGCTACCGCAAGCAGCCGGACCATGCGGGGGCGGTGATGGAGCGCGCCTTCCGGAAGTACCCGGCGTTCCTCCACACCCTGTCCGACCGGGCGGAGCGATACAACCGGTGCCGGGAGGAGCTCTTTGCCCTGGAAAAGGCGGGGAAGGCGCTGGTGATTGCCCCCAAGAGCACCCAGGGCTTCTCCCGTATGGAACGGGACACCCGGAAGATCCTGGCGCTGTGGCAGGACGGCTATTTTGCCGGCCGGGACGCCGCCGGCGCGGTCCGGCAGCTATGGACCAGCGACTCCTCTGTTTGA